In the Cydia fagiglandana chromosome 14, ilCydFagi1.1, whole genome shotgun sequence genome, one interval contains:
- the LOC134671008 gene encoding acidic mammalian chitinase-like, with translation MKVLAVCALLCLGSSLAAADGVVICYYGEWANERNGVGRFGISDLPTDLCTHIVYSFLLPNGTTGGIIPPTQTTYEGKGNSVADLIALKEQNADLKIMAAIGGWNEGSTNFSTIVNNDTLRAIFVSNLYNYIDSNGFDGLDLDWEYPAQRDGVDTDKEQFVTLAMELKEAFAEKSYLLTAAVAVTQSNIDLSYNVTGLNEYLDYFNLMLYDFYGSWNTETGVNAPLYAQLTDAADLNFNVNNSVNVWINNGATPSKLVLGMGAYGKTFNLTSLNNTSTGAPITGAGAGGPYVAEDGTYSYYEICEDQLNNSAEWNITEVEGNYVYANKDLFWVGYDNPNTIKAKAQYAKSMGLGGIMYWAVDLDDFGGLCGDKYPLISAGIAGYNSA, from the exons ATGAAGGTTTTAGCAGTTTGCGCGTTGTTGTGCCTCGGCAGTAGCCTGGCTGCTG CGGACGGCGTAGTCATCTGTTACTACGGAGAATGGGCCAACGAGAGAAATGGCGTCGGCCGCTTCGGCATCAGTGACCTGCCCACTGATCTCTGCACCCATATTGTCTATTCTTTCCTCTTGCCTAACGGAACCACGGGAGGCATTATTCCTCCTACACAAACTACTTATGAAGGAAAGGGCA ATTCTGTTGCTGACCTCATTGCGTTAAAAGAGCAGAATGCCGATTTGAAAATCATGGCTGCTATTGGTGGATGGAATGAAGGCTCAACTAACTTCTCAACG ATTGTCAACAACGATACTTTGAGGGCAATCTTCGTCAGTAACTTGTACAACTATATTGATTCCAACGGCTTCGATGGTTTGGACCTGGACTGGGAGTACCCTGCACAAAGAGATGGAGTAGATACTGATAAG GAACAATTCGTGACTTTAGCCATGGAGTTGAAGGAAGCATTCGCAGAGAAATCTTATCTGTTGACCGCTGCCGTCGCCGTCACCCAGTCCAACATCGATTTATCCTACAACGTCACCGGACTTAACGA ATACCTGGACTACTTCAACCTGATGCTGTACGATTTCTACGGCTCCTGGAATACTGAGACTGGTGTAAACGCGCCCCTCTACGCTCAGTTAACTGACGCCGCCGACTTAAATTTTAATGTT AACAACTCTGTCAACGTCTGGATCAACAACGGCGCGACCCCCTCCAAGCTGGTGTTGGGCATGGGAGCGTATGGAAAGACCTTTAATCTGACCAGTCTGAACAACACTTCAACCGGAGCGCCAATCACCGGTGCTGGAGCAGGTGGCCCTTATGTTGCAGAAGATGGAACTTACAGTTACTATGAG ATTTGTGAAGACCAACTGAACAACTCCGCAGAATGGAACATTACCGAGGTAGAGGGCAACTACGTGTATGCTAATAAGGACCTCTTCTGGGTCGGCTACGACAACCCCAACACTATTAAGGCTAAG GCACAGTACGCCAAAAGCATGGGCCTGGGAGGCATCATGTACTGGGCTGTAGACTTGGATGACTTCGGTGGCCTCTGCGGAGACAAGTACCCTCTTATCTCAGCGGGCATCGCTGGGTATAACTCTGCTTAA